The Actinocatenispora sera genome has a window encoding:
- a CDS encoding acetoin utilization protein AcuC has protein sequence MRDNADTAGAAPPQTTVMWAPELLRYDFGDHPLNPVRVELTMALARELGVLDRPGVRLLAPTPADDATLRLVHTDDYLAAVRAASVDPAVTGHGLNTADDPVFPQMHEASALIVGASVAAAQAVWSGPTRRAVNIAGGLHHAMPDHASGFCVYNDPAIAIRTLLDAGAESIAYVDVDVHHGDGVQHVFYDDPRVLTISLHESPYALFPGTGFPTETGGERAPGSAVNVALPPGTGDGGWLRAFHAVVPGAVRAFKPQLLVTQCGADAHRADPLADLRLSVDCQRTAYLALEQLAETVCGGRWLAFGGGGYALVEAVPRAWTHLLAILTGTPIEPDTPTPATWRALAEARCPQGHPPATMSDFPGAAAATVPHRPWDPGEPADAVDRAVLATRRAVFPLLGLDPYDPRD, from the coding sequence ATGCGGGACAACGCGGACACGGCCGGCGCGGCGCCGCCGCAGACCACCGTGATGTGGGCACCGGAGCTGCTGCGCTACGACTTCGGCGACCACCCGCTGAACCCGGTCCGGGTCGAGCTGACCATGGCACTGGCGCGCGAGCTCGGCGTGCTGGACCGCCCCGGTGTCCGGCTGCTCGCGCCGACCCCCGCCGACGACGCCACGCTGCGGCTGGTGCACACCGACGACTACCTCGCCGCGGTACGGGCGGCGTCCGTCGACCCGGCCGTCACCGGGCACGGCCTCAACACCGCCGACGATCCGGTGTTCCCCCAGATGCACGAGGCGAGCGCGCTGATCGTGGGCGCCAGCGTGGCCGCCGCGCAGGCGGTCTGGTCCGGCCCCACCCGGCGCGCGGTCAACATCGCCGGCGGGCTGCACCACGCGATGCCCGACCACGCCAGCGGCTTCTGCGTCTACAACGACCCGGCGATCGCGATCCGCACCCTGCTGGACGCCGGCGCCGAGTCCATCGCGTACGTGGACGTCGACGTGCACCACGGCGACGGCGTGCAGCACGTGTTCTACGACGACCCCCGGGTACTGACGATCAGCCTGCACGAGAGCCCGTACGCGCTGTTCCCCGGCACCGGTTTCCCCACCGAGACCGGCGGGGAACGCGCCCCCGGCAGCGCGGTCAACGTCGCCCTGCCCCCCGGTACCGGCGACGGCGGCTGGCTGCGCGCCTTCCACGCCGTGGTGCCCGGCGCGGTCCGGGCGTTCAAGCCGCAGCTGCTCGTCACCCAGTGCGGCGCCGACGCGCACCGGGCCGATCCGCTGGCCGACCTGCGACTGTCGGTGGACTGCCAGCGCACCGCCTACCTGGCGCTGGAGCAGCTGGCCGAGACCGTCTGCGGCGGCCGCTGGCTCGCGTTCGGCGGAGGCGGGTACGCGCTGGTCGAGGCGGTACCGCGGGCCTGGACGCACCTGCTCGCGATCCTCACCGGCACCCCGATCGAGCCGGACACCCCGACCCCGGCGACCTGGCGCGCGCTGGCCGAGGCCCGCTGCCCGCAGGGACACCCGCCGGCCACCATGAGCGACTTCCCGGGCGCCGCGGCGGCGACCGTACCGCACCGCCCGTGGGATCCGGGGGAGCCGGCCGACGCGGTCGACCGGGCCGTGCTCGCCACCCGGCGCGCGGTGTTCCCGCTGCTCGGCCTCGACCCGTACGACCCGAGGGACTGA
- a CDS encoding GH1 family beta-glucosidase, which translates to MAGQFPTDFVWGVSTSAYQIEGAVDADGRGRSIWDTFCAEPNRIANGETGETACDHYHRYRDDVALMADLGVGAYRFSVAWPRVQPTGSGPVNAAGLDFYDRLVDELRAHDIAPMLTLYHWDTPQPVEDAGGWTTRDTARRFADYAALVADRLGDRVAYWVTLNEPAMMTMLGYGVGVHAPGRQLLLDALPTAHHQLYGHGLAVAALRAAGVAGRIGIANNHTPVVPAGATPGAEPGPADRAAADAYDVLHNRLFADPVLLGRYPSAPAGFASLDELAADTAALATIAAPLDFYGVNYYQPTRICAPDALAAELPPELTDSLPPLPFGFAPFDDSVPRTGFGWPSVPPGLTDLLTGLTERYGTRLPPLYVTENGASYPDEPAADGTVADPERVEYLTGHVAALAAARDAGVDVRGYFVWSLLDNFEWAAGYGQRFGLVHVDYPTQRRTPKSSYHWYRDLIATDRPQ; encoded by the coding sequence ATGGCAGGGCAGTTTCCGACCGACTTCGTCTGGGGCGTGTCCACGTCCGCCTACCAGATCGAGGGCGCGGTGGACGCCGACGGCCGCGGCCGGTCGATCTGGGACACCTTCTGCGCCGAGCCGAACCGGATCGCCAACGGCGAGACCGGGGAGACCGCCTGCGACCACTACCACCGGTACCGCGACGACGTGGCGCTGATGGCCGACCTCGGCGTCGGCGCCTACCGGTTCTCGGTCGCGTGGCCGCGGGTGCAGCCAACCGGCAGCGGCCCGGTCAACGCCGCCGGCCTGGACTTCTACGACCGGCTTGTGGACGAGCTGCGCGCGCACGACATCGCCCCGATGCTCACCCTGTACCACTGGGACACGCCGCAGCCGGTCGAGGACGCCGGCGGCTGGACCACGCGCGACACCGCGCGCCGGTTCGCCGACTACGCCGCGCTGGTCGCGGACCGGCTCGGCGACCGGGTGGCGTACTGGGTGACGCTGAACGAACCGGCGATGATGACCATGCTCGGCTACGGGGTCGGCGTGCACGCGCCGGGCCGGCAGCTGCTGCTCGACGCGCTGCCCACCGCCCACCACCAGCTGTACGGGCACGGTCTGGCGGTCGCCGCGCTGCGCGCCGCGGGCGTGGCCGGCCGGATCGGCATCGCGAACAACCACACCCCGGTGGTACCGGCCGGGGCGACGCCGGGCGCCGAGCCGGGGCCCGCCGATCGCGCCGCGGCCGACGCGTACGACGTGCTGCACAACCGGCTGTTCGCCGACCCGGTGCTGCTCGGCCGCTACCCGAGCGCGCCGGCCGGCTTCGCGTCGCTGGACGAGCTGGCCGCCGACACCGCGGCGCTCGCCACGATCGCCGCTCCGCTGGACTTCTACGGCGTCAACTACTACCAGCCGACCCGGATCTGCGCGCCGGACGCGCTGGCCGCGGAGCTTCCGCCGGAGTTGACCGACTCGCTACCGCCGCTGCCGTTCGGGTTCGCCCCGTTCGACGACTCCGTGCCGCGCACCGGGTTCGGCTGGCCGTCGGTACCGCCCGGCCTGACCGACCTGCTCACCGGGCTGACGGAGCGGTACGGCACCCGGCTGCCCCCGCTGTACGTGACCGAGAACGGCGCGAGCTACCCGGACGAGCCGGCCGCCGACGGCACGGTGGCCGACCCAGAGCGGGTCGAGTACCTGACCGGCCACGTGGCCGCGCTCGCCGCGGCCCGCGACGCCGGGGTCGACGTCCGCGGCTACTTCGTCTGGTCGCTGCTGGACAACTTCGAGTGGGCCGCCGGTTACGGGCAGCGGTTCGGCCTGGTGCACGTCGACTATCCGACTCAGCGCCGCACCCCGAAGTCCTCGTACCACTGGTACCGCGACCTGATCGCCACCGACCGTCCACAGTAG
- a CDS encoding alpha/beta fold hydrolase encodes MRIGHTEAGHGVPLVLLHAFPLNAAMWAAQRDGLAAHARVITPDQRGFGDSTELGRADPDLDVVVDDLRELLDALSLETVVLGGISMGGYVALAFLRRYPERLAGLLLADTKATADTDEAAANRRRIADAVERAGSSEPLRREVVPNLIGGTTRWQRPDVYERVAATAVAAPPAAVAWAERAMAVRRDATDLLAGVTVPTLVVVGEDDALAGPAEAARMADAIPGARLRRIPGAGHLTPVEAPERFNTGVRALLARIG; translated from the coding sequence ATGCGGATCGGACATACCGAGGCCGGCCACGGCGTACCGCTCGTCCTGCTGCACGCGTTTCCCCTGAACGCGGCGATGTGGGCGGCGCAACGCGACGGGCTGGCCGCCCACGCCCGAGTCATCACCCCCGACCAGCGCGGCTTCGGCGACAGCACCGAGCTGGGCCGGGCCGACCCGGACCTGGACGTGGTGGTCGACGATCTTCGCGAGCTGCTCGATGCGCTGTCCCTGGAGACCGTGGTGCTCGGCGGCATCTCGATGGGCGGCTACGTGGCGCTGGCGTTCCTGCGCCGGTACCCGGAGCGGCTGGCCGGCCTGCTGCTTGCCGACACCAAGGCGACCGCGGACACCGACGAGGCGGCGGCGAACCGGCGGCGCATCGCCGATGCGGTCGAACGGGCCGGCTCCAGCGAGCCGCTACGCCGCGAGGTGGTGCCGAACCTGATCGGCGGGACCACCCGCTGGCAGCGCCCCGACGTGTACGAGCGGGTCGCCGCCACCGCGGTCGCGGCGCCACCGGCGGCGGTGGCGTGGGCCGAGCGCGCGATGGCGGTACGCCGCGACGCCACCGACCTGCTCGCCGGCGTCACGGTGCCGACGCTGGTGGTGGTCGGGGAGGACGACGCGCTGGCCGGACCGGCCGAGGCAGCCCGGATGGCCGACGCGATCCCGGGCGCCCGGCTGCGCCGGATTCCCGGCGCCGGCCACCTCACCCCGGTCGAGGCGCCGGAACGCTTCAACACCGGCGTCCGCGCCCTCCTCGCCCGCATCGGCTGA
- a CDS encoding alpha/beta hydrolase, with translation MSAVIRANSILPATRTDIELTTADGVTLVGELATPVDRPPVATLICLHPLPTHGGMMDSHLYRKAAWRLPALAGVAVLRFNTRGTSSLRGTSGGSFDNGVAERYDVAAAIEYAEFHDLPELWLVGWSFGTDLALMYGCDPAVRGLILLSPPLRYAKPEHLAAWAASGRPVTALVPEFDDYLRPAEARRRFAAIPQAEVVGVPGGKHLWVGHSELILDEIVRRVAPESAPLPRSFDGPMEFGDASAYANRTVAAFAGKPLPDPTPGDAAPGE, from the coding sequence GTGAGTGCTGTGATCCGGGCCAATTCGATCCTGCCGGCCACCCGGACCGACATCGAGCTGACCACCGCCGACGGCGTGACGCTGGTCGGCGAGCTCGCCACCCCGGTCGACCGGCCGCCGGTGGCGACGCTGATCTGCCTGCATCCGCTGCCCACCCACGGCGGCATGATGGACTCCCACCTGTACCGCAAGGCGGCTTGGCGGCTGCCCGCGCTGGCCGGCGTCGCGGTGCTGCGGTTCAACACCCGGGGCACCAGCAGCCTGCGCGGCACCTCCGGCGGCAGCTTCGACAACGGAGTGGCGGAGCGGTACGACGTGGCCGCCGCGATCGAGTACGCGGAGTTTCACGATCTGCCGGAACTGTGGCTGGTGGGCTGGTCGTTCGGCACCGATCTGGCCCTGATGTACGGATGTGACCCGGCCGTGCGCGGGCTGATCCTGCTGTCCCCGCCGCTGCGGTACGCGAAGCCCGAGCACCTGGCCGCCTGGGCGGCGTCCGGCCGGCCGGTGACCGCGCTGGTGCCGGAGTTCGACGACTACCTGCGGCCGGCCGAGGCCAGGCGGCGGTTCGCCGCGATCCCGCAGGCCGAGGTGGTCGGCGTGCCCGGCGGCAAGCACCTGTGGGTGGGTCACTCGGAGCTGATCCTGGACGAGATCGTGCGCCGGGTCGCGCCCGAGTCCGCGCCGCTGCCCCGCTCCTTCGACGGCCCGATGGAGTTCGGCGACGCCTCCGCGTACGCGAACCGCACCGTCGCCGCGTTCGCCGGCAAGCCGCTGCCCGACCCGACCCCGGGCGACGCCGCGCCCGGCGAGTGA
- a CDS encoding SigE family RNA polymerase sigma factor: protein MEVAVEFEEYVRARGAALVRFAHLLTGDRRLAEDLTQEALARAYVRWRHIVRNDAPDEYVRRCVINARASWWRRRSNRERPAEVETGGGGYESVAGPEARAAERDALWREIIRLPRQQRAVVVLRYYEDLDDARIAKILNCSAVTVRTHAMRALAALRSAVAEPDRALARDRRAS from the coding sequence ATGGAGGTCGCGGTGGAGTTCGAGGAGTACGTGCGGGCCCGTGGTGCGGCGCTGGTTCGATTCGCGCACCTGCTGACCGGGGACCGGCGGCTCGCCGAGGATCTCACCCAGGAGGCGCTGGCCCGGGCGTACGTCCGGTGGCGACACATCGTGCGCAACGACGCACCGGACGAGTACGTTCGGCGGTGCGTGATCAACGCGCGGGCGTCCTGGTGGCGACGGCGGTCGAACCGGGAGAGACCGGCGGAGGTCGAGACCGGCGGCGGCGGGTACGAGTCGGTCGCCGGGCCGGAAGCCCGGGCCGCGGAGCGGGACGCGCTGTGGCGCGAGATCATCCGGCTGCCCCGGCAGCAGCGCGCCGTGGTGGTGCTGCGCTACTACGAGGACCTCGACGACGCGCGCATCGCGAAGATCCTCAACTGTTCGGCCGTCACCGTACGCACCCATGCCATGCGGGCGCTGGCTGCCCTGCGTTCCGCGGTCGCGGAGCCGGACCGTGCGCTCGCCCGAGACAGGAGGGCGTCGTGA
- a CDS encoding SDR family NAD(P)-dependent oxidoreductase, giving the protein MDIADSTTLVTGAAVGTGRAIALALARRGATVVAADIDDPGGRETQRLGGSAVRYVHLDVADGDGLGKLVGDVAPTILVNNAGGGARAPWRYPDAASELWELTLTVNLVAAMRATQAALPGMRAAGAGAVVNLASSAAWGPDAHRWPEYAVAKAGLLRFTTAMRDFDPRVRINCLAPDWIATERLTAAELATEPPPIPLARITEQVERLVVDDTLSGRVVVLDRGRAPVLLA; this is encoded by the coding sequence ATGGACATCGCGGACAGCACGACCCTGGTCACCGGGGCTGCCGTAGGAACCGGCCGGGCCATCGCACTCGCCCTGGCCCGGCGGGGCGCCACCGTGGTCGCCGCCGACATCGACGACCCGGGCGGTCGCGAGACCCAGCGACTCGGTGGCAGCGCGGTGCGTTACGTCCACCTCGACGTCGCGGACGGCGACGGGCTCGGCAAGCTGGTCGGAGACGTCGCCCCGACGATCCTGGTCAACAACGCGGGTGGCGGCGCGCGGGCACCGTGGCGTTACCCCGATGCCGCCTCGGAGCTGTGGGAGCTGACCCTGACGGTCAACCTGGTGGCCGCCATGCGCGCCACCCAGGCGGCGTTGCCCGGCATGCGTGCCGCCGGCGCCGGTGCGGTGGTGAACCTCGCCTCGTCGGCGGCGTGGGGGCCGGACGCGCACCGCTGGCCGGAGTACGCCGTGGCCAAGGCGGGGCTGCTGCGCTTCACGACCGCGATGCGTGACTTCGATCCGCGGGTGCGGATCAACTGCCTCGCCCCGGACTGGATCGCCACCGAGCGGTTGACGGCGGCCGAACTCGCCACCGAGCCGCCGCCGATACCGCTGGCGCGGATCACCGAACAGGTCGAGCGGCTCGTCGTGGATGACACGCTGTCCGGGCGGGTGGTCGTGCTCGACCGCGGTCGAGCACCGGTACTGCTCGCCTGA
- a CDS encoding 3-hydroxyacyl-CoA dehydrogenase translates to MADEIGTVGVVGLGTMGAGIVEVFARSGLPVTALEIDDAALARGRDTLRASTDRAVRKGKLTAEQAAGILDRITFTTDYAALSGADLVVEAAPERMAIKRAVFTELDRICPPHAILATNTSSLSVTEIAHHTTRPHRVVGMHFFNPAPVMKLVEVISTVVADQDAVDTVVALCQRLRKTPVAVGDRPGFVANYLLLGYLNQAAWMVSDGYVSAADLDTAMHDGAGLPMGPLTLMDLIGLDTIVEILDVIHAYGGASRRHACAPLLRQLVSAGRYGRKSGHGFYPYAKAGSGAVAATAAAGTRTDAPPVTVPATVAVLADPAAAAALAGAGVTVRELSDVDKTALAGVEVVVVGAGADAATYAALGAATDAVLAVDSATEALAAAGAASGRPGSVVGLHLVGELVEIARTVGTDDAAVSAARGLAEALGRRAIVVDERAGLVVEALLVPYLNDAIGMLASGYADADGIDHAMTLGCGYPEGPIAAIDRLGPAAVLAAARALYAESGEPSRAPSPLLAQLVAAGRGARG, encoded by the coding sequence GTGGCTGACGAGATCGGTACCGTCGGGGTGGTCGGGCTGGGCACGATGGGTGCCGGCATCGTCGAGGTGTTCGCCCGCAGCGGGCTGCCGGTGACCGCGCTGGAGATCGACGACGCGGCGCTGGCCCGCGGCCGCGACACCCTGCGCGCCTCCACCGACCGGGCGGTACGCAAGGGCAAGCTCACCGCCGAGCAGGCGGCGGGAATCCTGGACCGGATCACGTTCACCACCGACTACGCCGCGCTGTCCGGTGCCGACCTGGTCGTCGAGGCCGCGCCGGAGCGGATGGCGATCAAGCGCGCGGTGTTCACCGAGCTGGACCGCATCTGCCCGCCGCACGCCATCCTCGCCACCAACACCAGCTCGCTGTCGGTCACCGAGATCGCCCACCACACCACCCGCCCGCACCGCGTCGTCGGGATGCACTTCTTCAACCCGGCGCCGGTGATGAAGCTGGTCGAGGTGATCTCCACGGTCGTCGCCGACCAGGACGCGGTGGACACCGTGGTGGCGCTGTGTCAGCGGCTGCGCAAGACCCCGGTCGCGGTCGGCGACCGGCCCGGCTTCGTCGCCAACTACCTGCTGCTCGGCTACCTCAACCAGGCGGCCTGGATGGTCTCCGACGGCTACGTCTCGGCCGCCGACCTGGACACCGCGATGCACGACGGCGCCGGCCTGCCGATGGGCCCGCTGACCCTGATGGACCTGATCGGCCTCGACACCATCGTGGAGATCCTCGACGTGATCCACGCGTACGGCGGGGCCAGCCGCCGGCACGCCTGCGCCCCGCTGCTGCGCCAGCTCGTCTCCGCCGGCCGGTACGGGCGCAAGTCCGGGCACGGCTTCTACCCGTACGCCAAGGCCGGTTCGGGGGCAGTGGCGGCAACCGCGGCGGCCGGGACGCGTACCGACGCGCCGCCGGTCACCGTGCCGGCGACCGTTGCGGTACTGGCCGATCCGGCCGCCGCCGCGGCGCTGGCCGGCGCCGGCGTCACGGTCCGCGAACTGTCCGATGTGGACAAGACCGCGCTGGCCGGGGTCGAGGTGGTCGTGGTCGGCGCCGGTGCCGACGCCGCGACCTACGCGGCGCTCGGGGCGGCGACCGACGCGGTGCTCGCGGTCGACTCGGCCACCGAGGCGCTCGCCGCCGCCGGCGCGGCGAGCGGCCGGCCCGGCTCGGTCGTCGGCCTGCACCTGGTCGGCGAGCTCGTCGAGATCGCCCGTACCGTCGGCACCGACGACGCCGCGGTCTCGGCGGCGCGCGGGCTGGCCGAGGCGCTCGGGCGGCGCGCGATCGTGGTCGACGAGCGGGCCGGGTTGGTCGTCGAGGCGCTGCTGGTGCCCTACCTCAACGACGCGATCGGCATGCTCGCCAGCGGGTACGCCGACGCCGACGGCATCGACCACGCCATGACGCTGGGCTGCGGGTACCCGGAGGGGCCGATCGCCGCGATCGACCGGCTCGGCCCGGCCGCGGTGCTCGCCGCCGCGCGGGCACTGTACGCGGAGTCCGGTGAGCCGAGTCGCGCGCCGTCCCCACTGCTCGCCCAGCTGGTCGCCGCCGGCCGCGGCGCCCGCGGCTGA
- a CDS encoding SDR family NAD(P)-dependent oxidoreductase — MTATVLTGVSRGLGRALFDELYGRGDRLFAIGRRFTAEQQAADPARVRLCPADLSGPDLDLPDLPGFLSAGPADEPVVLIHNAGSVEPIGAIGTLDTARTAASVHVNLLAPMLLTGAVLAAAGNRPTTVLFVSSGAAHRVIDGWATYCATKAGGEMYFAALAQQYADDDRVRVASVNPGVMDTEMQALIRASDDAWFPDRARYRGLAERGELPSPESVARRIVADQLS; from the coding sequence ATGACCGCCACCGTACTGACCGGGGTGTCTCGCGGGCTGGGCCGGGCACTGTTCGACGAACTGTACGGGCGGGGTGACCGGCTGTTCGCGATCGGCCGGCGCTTCACCGCCGAGCAGCAGGCCGCGGACCCGGCGCGGGTCCGGCTCTGCCCGGCCGACCTGTCCGGGCCCGACCTGGACCTGCCGGACCTGCCCGGCTTCCTGTCCGCCGGGCCCGCCGACGAGCCGGTCGTCCTGATCCACAACGCCGGGTCGGTGGAGCCGATCGGCGCGATCGGCACCCTGGACACGGCCCGTACCGCGGCGAGCGTGCACGTCAACCTGCTCGCCCCGATGCTGCTGACGGGCGCGGTACTGGCCGCCGCCGGCAACCGGCCGACCACGGTGCTGTTCGTCTCGTCCGGCGCGGCGCACCGGGTGATCGACGGCTGGGCCACCTACTGCGCCACCAAGGCCGGCGGCGAGATGTACTTCGCCGCACTCGCCCAGCAGTACGCCGACGACGACCGGGTGCGGGTGGCGAGCGTCAACCCGGGCGTGATGGACACCGAGATGCAGGCGCTGATCCGGGCCAGCGACGACGCCTGGTTCCCCGACCGGGCCCGCTACCGCGGCCTGGCCGAGCGCGGCGAGCTCCCCTCCCCCGAGTCCGTCGCCCGCCGCATCGTCGCCGACCAGCTGAGCTGA
- a CDS encoding bifunctional GNAT family N-acetyltransferase/acetate--CoA ligase family protein has protein sequence MVADDHPAHRPADDHPVDRPADETADGYPADRAADVVLADGGTVHLRPIRPEDAPRIVAMHSRFSERTRYLRYFSPYPRIPERDLRRFTTVDHHDREAFVAELGGELIAVGRYERIDADEAEVAFVVEDAHQGRGLGSVLLEHLTAAAGQEHIARFVAEVLPENGTMLRVFSDAGYTVDRSYADGVVHLTFEVAPTERSVEVARDREQRTEAAAIRRLLTPRSVAVVGASTRPGTIGHTLLRNLTAGSYTGTIVPIHPTAKTVRGLRAYPSVAAAPEPIDLALVAVPAEAVGAVVADCAHAGVYALVIVSAGFGEQGAEGLARQREVVTAARANGMRIVGPNCLGIANTDPDLRLNATLAPALPDRGRAGFFCQSGALGVALLAEAHRRRLGLSSFVSAGNRADVSGNDLLQYWLDDPGTDLVLLYLETFGNPRKFARLARRLARRKPVVAVAGRSRPPALAGVGPAPDERSVEALFARSGVIRVDTVPELFDVGLLLAHQPLPGGRRVGVVGNSTALGVLAVEALTAADLTVPAGYPVDVGPSATANQFATALRRAVADETIDALVAVFVPPLAVPSAAYAEVLVAETAGGSKPVVATFVAGDVAATAGRATAGEPAQAKLVRPGPDGGPGPGTVPAYDSVEEAVRALARVARYAQWRRQPAGRVPVLPDTDPAAARRLIATALAEYPAGVALPDDAAAPILARYGIAVEPSIRATDGAGAIAAADRLGYPVALKVAEGPLRHRLDLGGVRLELSDAGDVRRAYADMATRFGTGIAVMVQRMRPPGVACVVDLVEDPAFGPVVGFGLAGVATDLFGDHAWRAAPLSSSDAEALVRAPLAAPLLFGRPVSPDDPLPARGTDADLGALTDLLVRLGLLADEQPEVRAVQLNPVLAGADGVATLHATVHVGPPGSRPDTGPRRLR, from the coding sequence ATGGTCGCCGACGACCACCCGGCCCACCGCCCGGCCGACGACCACCCGGTCGATCGCCCGGCCGACGAGACCGCCGACGGTTACCCGGCCGACCGTGCGGCCGACGTCGTGCTCGCCGACGGCGGCACCGTGCACCTGCGGCCGATCCGCCCCGAGGATGCGCCGCGCATCGTCGCGATGCACTCCCGGTTCTCCGAACGCACCCGGTACCTGCGCTACTTCTCGCCGTACCCGCGGATCCCGGAACGCGACCTGCGCCGGTTCACCACCGTCGACCACCACGACCGGGAGGCGTTCGTCGCCGAGCTCGGCGGCGAGCTGATCGCGGTCGGCCGGTACGAGCGGATCGACGCCGACGAGGCCGAGGTGGCCTTCGTGGTCGAGGACGCCCACCAGGGTCGGGGACTCGGCTCGGTCCTGCTCGAGCACCTGACCGCGGCGGCCGGGCAGGAGCACATCGCACGGTTCGTCGCCGAGGTGCTCCCGGAGAACGGCACCATGCTGCGCGTCTTCTCCGACGCCGGGTACACGGTGGACCGCAGCTACGCCGACGGCGTGGTGCACCTGACGTTCGAGGTCGCGCCGACCGAACGGTCCGTCGAGGTGGCCCGCGACCGCGAGCAGCGCACCGAGGCGGCCGCGATCCGCCGGCTGCTGACCCCGCGCAGCGTCGCCGTGGTCGGCGCCTCCACCCGGCCGGGCACGATCGGGCACACGCTGCTGCGCAACCTGACCGCGGGCAGCTACACCGGCACGATCGTGCCGATCCACCCGACCGCCAAGACGGTCCGCGGGCTGCGCGCGTACCCGTCGGTGGCGGCCGCGCCGGAGCCCATCGACCTGGCGCTGGTCGCGGTACCGGCCGAGGCGGTCGGCGCGGTCGTCGCCGACTGCGCCCACGCCGGGGTGTACGCGCTGGTCATCGTCTCGGCCGGGTTCGGCGAGCAGGGCGCCGAGGGCCTCGCCCGGCAGCGCGAGGTGGTCACCGCCGCGCGCGCCAACGGGATGCGCATCGTCGGCCCCAACTGCCTCGGCATCGCCAACACCGACCCCGACCTGCGGCTCAACGCGACACTCGCGCCGGCGCTGCCGGACCGCGGCCGGGCCGGGTTCTTCTGCCAGTCCGGCGCGCTCGGGGTGGCGCTGCTGGCCGAGGCGCACCGTCGCCGGCTCGGCCTGTCGAGCTTCGTGTCCGCCGGCAACCGGGCCGACGTGTCCGGCAACGACCTGCTGCAGTACTGGCTGGACGACCCGGGCACCGACCTGGTGCTGCTGTACCTGGAGACGTTCGGCAACCCGCGCAAGTTCGCCCGGCTGGCCCGCCGGCTGGCCCGGCGCAAACCGGTGGTGGCGGTCGCCGGCCGGTCCCGGCCGCCGGCGCTGGCCGGGGTCGGCCCGGCACCGGACGAACGCTCGGTCGAGGCGCTGTTCGCCCGCTCCGGCGTGATCCGGGTCGACACCGTGCCGGAACTGTTCGACGTCGGGCTGCTGCTCGCCCACCAGCCGCTGCCCGGCGGCCGCCGGGTCGGCGTGGTCGGCAACTCCACCGCGCTGGGCGTGCTCGCGGTCGAGGCGCTCACCGCCGCCGACCTGACCGTACCGGCGGGCTATCCGGTCGACGTGGGTCCGTCCGCCACCGCGAACCAGTTCGCCACCGCGCTGCGCCGCGCCGTCGCCGACGAGACGATCGACGCGCTCGTCGCGGTGTTCGTGCCACCGCTCGCGGTGCCCTCGGCCGCCTACGCCGAGGTACTGGTCGCCGAGACCGCCGGTGGCAGCAAGCCGGTCGTCGCCACCTTCGTCGCCGGCGATGTCGCCGCCACCGCGGGCCGCGCCACCGCGGGCGAGCCGGCCCAGGCCAAGCTCGTCCGCCCCGGGCCGGACGGCGGCCCCGGCCCCGGCACCGTCCCGGCGTACGACTCGGTCGAGGAGGCGGTGCGCGCGCTGGCCCGGGTCGCCCGGTACGCGCAGTGGCGTCGCCAGCCCGCCGGTCGGGTGCCGGTGCTGCCCGATACCGACCCGGCCGCCGCCCGCCGGCTGATCGCCACCGCGCTCGCCGAGTACCCGGCCGGGGTCGCGCTTCCCGACGACGCCGCCGCACCGATCCTCGCCCGGTACGGCATCGCCGTGGAGCCCTCCATCCGCGCCACCGACGGCGCCGGCGCCATCGCCGCCGCCGACCGGCTCGGCTACCCGGTCGCGCTGAAGGTGGCGGAGGGTCCGCTGCGGCACCGGCTCGATCTCGGCGGGGTGCGGCTGGAGCTGTCCGACGCCGGCGACGTGCGCCGCGCGTACGCCGACATGGCCACCCGCTTCGGCACCGGGATCGCGGTGATGGTGCAGCGGATGCGCCCGCCGGGCGTGGCCTGCGTGGTGGATCTGGTGGAGGACCCGGCGTTCGGGCCGGTCGTCGGGTTCGGCCTGGCCGGCGTCGCCACCGACCTGTTCGGCGACCACGCCTGGCGGGCCGCGCCGCTGTCCAGCTCGGACGCCGAGGCGCTGGTACGGGCGCCGCTCGCGGCCCCGCTGCTGTTCGGCCGGCCGGTGTCCCCGGACGACCCGTTGCCCGCGCGGGGCACCGACGCCGATCTCGGCGCGCTCACCGACCTGCTGGTCCGGCTCGGCCTGCTCGCCGACGAGCAGCCCGAGGTACGCGCGGTGCAGCTCAACCCGGTGCTCGCCGGTGCCGACGGGGTGGCCACCCTGCATGCCACCGTGCACGTCGGCCCGCCCGGCTCCCGCCCCGACACCGGCCCCCGCCGGCTGCGCTGA